CTTCCCCGAGGTGATCGCGGATGCCTGTGCGCGTGCCTGCTGCGGCGATGGCACCGGTGCGCCTCCTTCGTCTCCCGGGAACGTTCAACATAGCTCACGCACCGTGGTGACCAGGGATTCTTCGCGGGAGCACATGAGGTGCCCGGCGGGTGGATACCCGGGCGCCGGGCGGGAACCCGCCGCCGCAGAAGATCCCCTACGACGCGCGAGGAGCCACGGACATGACCGTCCCCGAGGAGAACCGGCCGAAGACCCAGACGACCGACGAGGTCCTGGAACAGCACGACGAGAACCGGAACCGGCCGCCGGGCGCGACCGGCCGCACCATGCGCGAGGCCCTGGAGGAGGCCGAGGTGCGCCCCGACGACTACGACGAGCGGTAGGACACCCACCCCCGGGGCCGCCGCAACCGGCCCACCCCGACCGAACCGACGACGTTTCCGGCAGGTGATGACCGCATGGGCGCCCTGAGTGCGCTGGAAGAGACCCTGGAGAGCCGATGGGAGGCGCTGTGGGCGCGGGTCCGCGACAAGGAACCGGTCGAGGTCCTCGACGCCCTGCGGCGCGAGTGCGACGACAACGCCGTGGTGTGCGGTGAGGGCCGCGTCATGGTCCCCAACGCCTACGACGTGGAACTGCCCGACGACGTGCACGAACACCTGACCCGCACCGGCATCGACGTGGGCCAGGCCCTCACCGACAGCCTCTCCCGCCACGCGGACCGCCGCGGCTACGAGTGGGCGGGCCCCCTGGCGGTGCATGTGGCGAGGTGCCCCGAGGTCCCCAACGGCCGCTACCGGGTGGCCAGCCGGGTGATGCCCAACGTGAGCACCGACGGCTTCTTCCACGCCGCGCACTGATTCGGGGACGTTCAGCTGCGATAGATCGTGATCGAGTGCCCGACGTGCTCGACGGGGCGGCTGCCGCCGATCAGTTCGGCCAGCCGCCCCGTGGCCTTCGCCGCCGCGGAGTCGGACACCACCAGCAGCCCCCGCACCGCGTCGGCCGGCACGCGCCGGGGATCCTCGGCCCGGATGCCGTAGAACCCCGGCACGCCACTGCCCTTGTAGACGAGCCACACCCGCTCACCCGCGTACCCCTCCCGCAGCCGCTCCGCGAGCCGCCCGAGATCCTGCCCCCAGTCCACGTTCGAGTCGTGCAGCCACTCCCGTGCCCTGTCCGGCCCCCCGAACGCCTCGTTGGAGTACGGCAGGTAGAAGGGGAACGTCCGCACCGAGCTGACCCCGACGAGCGCCACCAGCACGGCGACCCCGGCCGGCACCCACCGTCGCCGCGCCACGAGCAGGCACCCCGCCGCCACCGCGAGGAACAGCGGCAGGAACACGGCGTACCGGGTCCCGAGATCCCGCGCCCCCTGCATGGCCGCCGCCAACAGCACCAGGGGAGCGGCCAGTACATAAGGAGCGGCAGGCCGCAGCCGGCGCACCGCGACCACCGCCGCGACACCCCCGGCCCACAGCGCCAGCATGCCCAGCGGCGTCTTCACCAGCAGCGCGGCCGGCAGGTAGTACCAGAGCGAGCCGTCGTACAGCCGGCCGAACAGAAAGCCCTGCCACGGCCGGTTCTCCAGCCCGAACTGCACACGCATCCCGTCCCGGTAGGCCTCCGGGAACGGCAGCAGCTGGACGAGCAGACCCCGCATCCCGCGCACCACCGGCACATGCTGCTCCGGAGTCCAGCGCAGCCGGGGATCGACGACCAGATAGGCGACCCACACGACCGCGATCGCGGCCAGGGCCACCGCGCCCGCCCCGGCCACCGCACGCACCAGGCGCCGGCCGCCCCCGCATCCGCGCCGCACCGACACCCCGGCCAGCAGCATCAGCACCGGAACGGCGGGCAGCATACTCATCTTCGTGGCCGACGCGGCGCCCAGCGCGATCCCCGCGAGCGGCACGTACAGCCGGGGCCTGCGGCGCGCCCGCCACACCAGCCACGCCGACGTCAGCGCGAACCCGGCGGCGGGCACGTCGAGCGTGGCGAGCGAGCCGTGCGCGATGACGTCGGGGGAGAAGCAGTACAGGGCGAGCGCGGCCAACCCCGCTGCGGGCCCGGCCAGTTCACGGGCGAAGGCGAACACCACCAGCCCGAACAGCAAGGTCAGCGCGATCACCGGAAGGCGGGCCCACAGCATCAGCCGCCAGGGATCGTTGCCCGACTCGTAGAGCAGGTGCCGGCCCAGCCGGCCCTGGTCCCCGGTGAAGGACGCGTCGACGTGCGGAGCCGCGAGGGCGACACCCGCGCCGATGACCAGCTTGCCGAGGGGCGGATGCTCGGGGTTGTGGCGCAGCCGGTGCTCGTGCGTGTACTCGGCGGCCGCGCCGACGTACACCGGTTCGTCGATCGTCGGCGTCTGCCGCACCGCGGCCGTCACCATCGCGACGGCCATCTGCGCGAGCAGCAGGACCACGAGGAGCGGCACCGGCCACCGCCTGACGGAACGCCGCTCGGCCCCGGAAGGTGCCGGAGGCGGGAGCGGCCGCGGGACGGCGGGAGCGGTCCGGAGGTCCCTCATGGACCCACTCTGCATCAGCCCCCGCCGCGCACGGCGTCACCGCCGCACGAGTCGCACCGACAGCCCGTCAGCCGTGTGGACGGGCACGGCCCGCAGCGTCGCCGAGTCCAGCTCGACCCGGTCGAACCGGCCGCGCACCTGCGGGGCCGACAGCACCGGGACGGTCGTCCCGGCGACCGGCGGACGCTCGGTGTCGAGCCGCAGCGACAGCACGCTGCCCCCGCCGAGCAGGACGCGCCGGCTCACCGTGAGGGCCGGGCCGTGGTCCTTGCGCAGCAGCAGCTCCAGCGTCGACCCGCCCTCCTGGACGTAGCAGCCGCGCACCCGCAGCACCTGGTCCGCGCGGAGCGTGCCGCCCGCCACCCGGACGTCGCCCCGGCCCAGGGCGTCGGCGGAGGCGGCGACCAGCGTGCCGGCCTCGACGACCGTCCCGCCGTGGTAGCGGTTGTGGCCCGTCAGTGTGAGCGTGCCCGTGCCCCGCTTGGTCAGCCCGCCGTCGCCCTCGATGTCGTTGCGCCAGCTGTCGGACGCGTGGAAGCCGCCGGCCGCCGCGTCCAGCGTCACGGTCACGTCCCGGTCGAAGGCGCCGTAGCCGTCCGCCGCGGCGAACAGGTTCAGCCGGCCCCACTGCTCGAAGCCGTCCAGCAGGACGTACCCGGAGGGCAGCGCGGTCGTGCGCAGCACTTCGCGCCGCTGGTCCGCGGTCAGGTACGGCAGCCGCGTCTCCAGCAGCACCTCCGCGCCCTTGGGCACGGTGAGCGGGTCCTTGCGGCCCCGGCGGGGCAGGACGTAGGTCAGCCGGGGCCCGACCGCACGGGCGTTGGCCTCGCGGTCGGCGTAGGCGTCGCCGGCGTCCGCGTGCGCGTAGGCGTGGAGCGTGTCGGCGGTCGTGCCGGTCTGCCGCGTGAAGTAGTCGAGGGCCTGGGCGCGGGCCGCCGCCTTGAGCTCGGCGTTCGCCGGGTCGGCCAGTGTCGCGGCGGTCAGCGCGGTGGCCATGACCCGGCCGCCGATGACGTCGACGGTGGAGTGCATGCCCGCCATGATCCGGGTGTGGCTGAGCTCGAACGCGCGCGTCACCAGCTCCTGGAACCGCTCGGGCACCGCGTACGCGAAGGCCAGTGCGGCCAGGTGGAAGGCGTTGGTGTGCCCGCTGGGGAAACCGCCGTCCTCCTCCGCGTTCTCGGAGCGCTGGCGCAGCAGCTGCGGGGCGACGACCACCCGCGAGTCGTACACCGGGTAGCCGAGGGCGTCCTTCTGCCCGGTGTCGACGACCTCGCTGTCCTCGTTCATCCGCCACGGACGCGGGTACTGGAAGGCGAACTTGGCCGGGTTGCCCGAGGCGAACGGGCCGCGCACGGTGTCGACCAGCTTCGCGACCCTGCCCAGCTCCGAGTCGTAGGAGCCCGCGCCGAGCGCGGAGCCGGCCGGGGCGTCGGCGGGCAGGGTGTCGCTGATCTTCCCGGGGGGCGTGCCGTCCGGGGCGCCGGTGATCGACGTGACCGCCTTGGCGCCCGCCTTGTAGAGGTCGGCGAGCGGGCCGAGCCCGGCGATCATGGCGTAGCTCTGGTGCTGGCGGTCGTAGAGGAACGCCTCCTTCGCCTGGTCCTCGGTGCGGGCCTGGGTGACGCGGGCGCAGTAGCGCATGTTGGCGCGCAGCACCTCGCGGTCCAGGACGTGGCCGGTGTCCCAGGCGTCGCCGGTCTTCCAGACCTTGGTCATGCCGCCCAGGATCCGGACGACCGCGTTGGTCTCGGGCGTCTGGTTCGTCAGGACGTTCGACTTGTAGTCGTCGACGAACGCGGCGAAGCCCGTGGCCGCCTTCGCGTCCGCGGCGGCCGGCCAGGTGACGAAGGCCGGAGCGGCGAGCACGCCCGCCGAGGCCCCGAGGGAGATCTTGAGGAAGCCCCGCCTGTTGACGGCGGTGGCGGTGCGGTGCCCGGCTGGTGACGGCATGGGTGCGCCTCTCTTGAGTTCTGCCAAGGGGTACTGCTGCGCGAGCTTCGGCCGTGCGGCCGGGGTGACGAGCGAAGATCTACGGCCGTGCCGTGACCCTTCGGAGAGGGTCCGGCCACGGAACGGTGTCCGGTGCGTGAACGGCGGCCGCCGGGCTCACCGGAGGGACCGGGCCAGCGCCACCGCGCCCTCGACCGGCGGCACGCGCAGGGGCTGCGGCCGGGCCTGGGGCAGGGCTTCGGCGAGCGCGTGGGTGAACGCCTCGTACAGCGCGGGCTGGGCGAGCACCGTGCCGCCCGCCACCACCACGTCGTCCACCGCGACCCCGCGGGCGGCGAGCCGGACGACGAGCGCGGCGAGCGCCCGGCCGCCGTCGGCGATCACACCCCGGGCGAGCGGCGAGCCGGCCTCGGCTGCCGCGAACACGACGGGGGAGCGGCGGCCCCACTCGGCGGACACGTCCGTGGCCGCCTCCAGCGCCGCGCCGAGCGCGGGCACCTCGGCCACGCCGAACGCCTCGACCAGTCCGGCCGCCAGTGCGTCGGGCTCCTCGCCGCGGTCGTGCGCCGCCCAGACGGCCCGCGCGGCCTCGCGGACGAGTCCGGCGGCGCCGCCCTCGTCGCCGAGCACCGCGCCCCAGCCACCGACCTGGACCGGGTCGCCGTCGGGCAGCCGCCCCACCGCGACCGAACCGGTACCGGCCACCAGGCCGACGCCCTTGTCCAGCCCGGCGGCCGGGACGAGCAGCTCGGCGTCGCCCACGACCAGCGCGGGCACCCCCAGCCGCTCCTGGAGAGCGGCGCGGATGCCCGCGCACTGGCGTGGCGTCTCACAGGCGTGACCGCCCACGGCGACGGCCGACGGGCGGGTGCCCGCCGGCAGGGCGTCGTGGATCAGCGCGGCCAGCCAGTCGGCGGCGGCCCCGGGGTCGTGCGGCCGCCAGCCCGTGCTGCTGCGGACACGGTCGGTGACGGTTCCGCCGCCCGCGAGGGCGCGCAGCTGGGTCTTGGTGCCGCCCACGTCGATGCCGACCACGGAGGGCGTGGTGTCCTGCACGGGTCCTCTTTCGTCGGTGCGCGGTCACGTCGAACGGCAGGCGAACCGTGCGTCGGACCACGGCGGTTGAAGAGGTAGGGAAGCCCCGGGACGGGCTTCTGCGGGCCACGGCAGGCGAGTACCGTGAAGTTCGTTAGGAAGTTAACTAACGAAGTAGGGTGCGTCAAGAGGCACGGAATTCCCGGTGCCGCGCCACCCTTGCGGCCGCCCTGCTCGGCCGCAGCACGACCTGGGGAGACCATGCGCCTGAGTGAGAGTGCCCGTGTGGTGTTCGACGTACTGGCCGGGGCGGGCACGGCGACCCGGCCCCAGCTGGCGGCCGGTGCGGGCCTTTCCAAACCGACCGTCTCCACCGCCGTGGCCGAACTGGAGGCCGTCGAGCTCGCCGCCCACTCCGGGCGGGCCTCCGGCTCCACCGGCCGCAGCGCCGCCGTGTACCGGCTGGGCCCGGCCGCCGGCGCCGTGCTCGCGGTCGACCTGGGGCCCGCCAAGACGCGGGTGCGCGCCTGCGCCCTGGACGGCACCCTGCTCGCCGAGGGCACCGGCTCCCGGCCCGAGGCCGCCGACACCGTCCGCAAGGTCCTCGACGCGCTGCCCGCCGGAGCCCCGCTGCGAGCCGTCGTCGTCGCCGTCGGAGACGTCACCACCCGCGACCGGGAGGGCGCCGGGGAACGCCCCGCGACCGCCAAGGCCGGCCCCGTGTTCGACGCCATGGCCGTCGCCCTGCCCGAGGGCGTCCCCGTCCACCTGGAGAACAACGTCAACTGCGCCGCCCTCGCCGAACTGCACGAGGGCGCCGCCGTCGGCCGCGAGACCTTCGGCTACCTCCGCATCGGCGTGGGCATCGGCCTCGCCGTCGTCATCGGCGGCCGGGTGCTGCGCGGCGCGAACGGCGCCGCCGGTGAGGTGGCCCGGCTGCCCTACCCCTGGGACGACGACCGCGCCCCGCGCCACGAGGGGCTGGAGCAGCGCATGGGCGCGCGCACCCTGCTGCGCAGGGCGGCCGAGGCCTGGCGGGACGGCGACGGGCCCCGCCCGCGCACCGCGGAGCGGCTGCTCGCCCTCTCCGGGCGGGGGCATGCCACGGCCCGGGCCGTGGTCGACGCGCACGCCGCCGACGTGGGCCGGCTCGCCGCCGCCGTGGCCGCCGTACTGGACCCGGGGCTGATCGTGCTGGGCGGCGGCACCGGAGCGGATCCGCAGCTCCTGCCCGGTGTGCGCGCCGAGCTGGCCCGGCTGAGCTGGCCCACCGAGGTGGTCAGCAGCGTCGTGGGGGACACCGGGACGGTGGCGGGCGCCAGCAGGCTGGCCGTGGCCCATGGAATTCAAACCGTGACCGGAGCTGTGCGGGCGAAGCATTGACGGGTGCGCCATCGGTCTGCCAATGTCCGGACAAGCGCTTTCTGAGTCGGTCGGGACACCGACTCCGGGTGAGCCTCCCGCTCGTACGCGAAGTACGGCAGCCGCACGAGGGCGAGCTTGTGCGACGTCGGCCGTCATGGCCGGGGACCCCACCCGTCAGGGCGACGCGGCCGGGCGAGGCCGTGCCCCCGGAAAGCGAAACTTCCCCCAAAACGCACCTGTGCCGCCTCGGCTGGCGCCGTGCTTC
This genomic stretch from Streptomyces sp. Go-475 harbors:
- a CDS encoding DUF3662 domain-containing protein, which gives rise to MGALSALEETLESRWEALWARVRDKEPVEVLDALRRECDDNAVVCGEGRVMVPNAYDVELPDDVHEHLTRTGIDVGQALTDSLSRHADRRGYEWAGPLAVHVARCPEVPNGRYRVASRVMPNVSTDGFFHAAH
- a CDS encoding phosphatase PAP2 family protein: MPSPAGHRTATAVNRRGFLKISLGASAGVLAAPAFVTWPAAADAKAATGFAAFVDDYKSNVLTNQTPETNAVVRILGGMTKVWKTGDAWDTGHVLDREVLRANMRYCARVTQARTEDQAKEAFLYDRQHQSYAMIAGLGPLADLYKAGAKAVTSITGAPDGTPPGKISDTLPADAPAGSALGAGSYDSELGRVAKLVDTVRGPFASGNPAKFAFQYPRPWRMNEDSEVVDTGQKDALGYPVYDSRVVVAPQLLRQRSENAEEDGGFPSGHTNAFHLAALAFAYAVPERFQELVTRAFELSHTRIMAGMHSTVDVIGGRVMATALTAATLADPANAELKAAARAQALDYFTRQTGTTADTLHAYAHADAGDAYADREANARAVGPRLTYVLPRRGRKDPLTVPKGAEVLLETRLPYLTADQRREVLRTTALPSGYVLLDGFEQWGRLNLFAAADGYGAFDRDVTVTLDAAAGGFHASDSWRNDIEGDGGLTKRGTGTLTLTGHNRYHGGTVVEAGTLVAASADALGRGDVRVAGGTLRADQVLRVRGCYVQEGGSTLELLLRKDHGPALTVSRRVLLGGGSVLSLRLDTERPPVAGTTVPVLSAPQVRGRFDRVELDSATLRAVPVHTADGLSVRLVRR
- a CDS encoding phospholipid carrier-dependent glycosyltransferase, which produces MAVAMVTAAVRQTPTIDEPVYVGAAAEYTHEHRLRHNPEHPPLGKLVIGAGVALAAPHVDASFTGDQGRLGRHLLYESGNDPWRLMLWARLPVIALTLLFGLVVFAFARELAGPAAGLAALALYCFSPDVIAHGSLATLDVPAAGFALTSAWLVWRARRRPRLYVPLAGIALGAASATKMSMLPAVPVLMLLAGVSVRRGCGGGRRLVRAVAGAGAVALAAIAVVWVAYLVVDPRLRWTPEQHVPVVRGMRGLLVQLLPFPEAYRDGMRVQFGLENRPWQGFLFGRLYDGSLWYYLPAALLVKTPLGMLALWAGGVAAVVAVRRLRPAAPYVLAAPLVLLAAAMQGARDLGTRYAVFLPLFLAVAAGCLLVARRRWVPAGVAVLVALVGVSSVRTFPFYLPYSNEAFGGPDRAREWLHDSNVDWGQDLGRLAERLREGYAGERVWLVYKGSGVPGFYGIRAEDPRRVPADAVRGLLVVSDSAAAKATGRLAELIGGSRPVEHVGHSITIYRS
- a CDS encoding BadF/BadG/BcrA/BcrD ATPase family protein, with amino-acid sequence MQDTTPSVVGIDVGGTKTQLRALAGGGTVTDRVRSSTGWRPHDPGAAADWLAALIHDALPAGTRPSAVAVGGHACETPRQCAGIRAALQERLGVPALVVGDAELLVPAAGLDKGVGLVAGTGSVAVGRLPDGDPVQVGGWGAVLGDEGGAAGLVREAARAVWAAHDRGEEPDALAAGLVEAFGVAEVPALGAALEAATDVSAEWGRRSPVVFAAAEAGSPLARGVIADGGRALAALVVRLAARGVAVDDVVVAGGTVLAQPALYEAFTHALAEALPQARPQPLRVPPVEGAVALARSLR
- a CDS encoding ROK family protein, whose product is MRLSESARVVFDVLAGAGTATRPQLAAGAGLSKPTVSTAVAELEAVELAAHSGRASGSTGRSAAVYRLGPAAGAVLAVDLGPAKTRVRACALDGTLLAEGTGSRPEAADTVRKVLDALPAGAPLRAVVVAVGDVTTRDREGAGERPATAKAGPVFDAMAVALPEGVPVHLENNVNCAALAELHEGAAVGRETFGYLRIGVGIGLAVVIGGRVLRGANGAAGEVARLPYPWDDDRAPRHEGLEQRMGARTLLRRAAEAWRDGDGPRPRTAERLLALSGRGHATARAVVDAHAADVGRLAAAVAAVLDPGLIVLGGGTGADPQLLPGVRAELARLSWPTEVVSSVVGDTGTVAGASRLAVAHGIQTVTGAVRAKH